The Amaranthus tricolor cultivar Red isolate AtriRed21 chromosome 14, ASM2621246v1, whole genome shotgun sequence DNA window GTTCAAGAAGATGTTAGAAAGTGATATAAAGCCTAATTGCTTCACTTATGTAAGTATCATTGCTGCTTGTATGAGAGGCAAAGAGCCTCTCGACCAAGGCAAACTAGTTCATGCCCATGTTATCAAGCTTGGATTTGTGAATCAAAGTTTTGTGGTGTGCTCTTTGATTGATTATTACTCTAAATGCAGAAACGTAGATGGAGCTTCCTTGATTTTCTATGAAGCAAAAACCTGggataatattgtctacaactCAATGATTGCTTGTTACTGTCAGAACTTCTATGTTGAAAATGCAATAAGGTTATATTTACAAATGAGAAATTGGGTTATAAATGCTACTGATACCACCATGACCAGTATTCTGCACGCGGCTAGAATGGTATCAAATGTTCAATTTGGTAGGCAGGTGCATGGATTGATAATAAAACTAGGTTTCTTGactaatttgtttgttttgagcTCTCTGATTGAGGTGTACTCCAAAAATGGATTCATTAATGAAGCTCGATATGTTTTCGACCAAACCATTGAGCGGAACAATGTTCTTTGGACATCAATGGTTTCAGGGTATGCTCGGAATGGGAAAGCAGTGGAGGCGCTTGAACTTTTTGATCAAATGATGGCAGCTGGATTTGTGCCTGATCATGTTTGTTTTACTGCAGTGCTTAGTGCTTGTAACCATGCTGGTTTTCTCGATAGAGGTGTAGAACACTTCAATAAGATGATAAAGTATTATGATCTGTCTCCTACATTAGATGAATATGCTTGTTTGATTGATTTGTATGCAAGACAAGGACATCTAAGTAAGGCAGTTCAAGTAATGGATGATATGCCTTTTAAACCCAATTGTGTCATTATGAGTGCTGTATTGAATAGCTGCAAAACTTATGGTGCAGTGGAGTTGGGACGAGAGGTTTTTGATCGGCTACTTTCTTTGCAGCCGCACAATTCTGCTGCGTGTCTAACAATGGCTCGTTTATGCGCAGAAGCTGGCTTATGGGACGAGGCTGCTAATATCAGAAATATGATGAAGCCAAAAGGAGTGGAAAAAGGCGCTGCGTGGAGTTGGGTTGATGCAGATGAACAATTGAGATTTTCGTAGTCTGGTACAGTGTGCCTCCGTATGTTGCTCGATGGTTGTCTTTCGGGATATTTTGGGCCAATTTGAACGCATTAATTGCAAATTTAAAAAGCGAATTAGCTGGTGAATTATGGTATAGATATTCTTAACAAAGGCAGAGGGAATTTGAAGTCTTGGAGCAAATTATTATCAACTTCACTTATGAAGCAACTGATATAATTACCATTTACCAAGGTACAAGAATTTAATTGCACTTTGCATGCAGTTAGCAATATAATTACAAGAATGTCCCTACTTCAGGGGATTCCATAAACAAGGTTGGACATTTGCCAATCGAGGTTTAGGGTGCCTTGTAGTGTATTGTTTCTTTGAATACATTATATGTTTGGTGTCTTGTTTATTGACTTATTTAGGTGTGATTAGGAATGGAAGTCAAAGGATAAAGGTGGAAATTATTACGACTTCTTCTATAATTCGAGGTTTTTTGAAACCGACATTATTACATTTTCAGGTTTGTAGCTTTCCGTTTTTCAGTACTGTTATTTTGGAGGAAGATAAGTGTGAATCCTTTTATTTGATCGTCGTTGGGTGTTTACTCGGTGATGGATGTCTTTCCATGTGGAGTGAACGTCGTGCTGTGAAATTGTTGGGTCTTTAACTGGTGGTTAGGTGATTTTTCCCCTTTTTCCAATGACGGTAATGAACGTGTTCAATGCCCGTTTCTTGAAATTGCTCCGGGTTCTGTATCACAGTACTGCCTTGTCATCGCCGTCCTTGGTCGACAGCTTTAGGAGTAGCACTTTCTTTATGTGTCTTGTCCCTTTTAGAGTGCATTTCTGTATGTATCGAACATTCTTATTAGAGTACTCAAACACCACCTTCACGGTGCCCAGTGCTGAATGTTTGACAAGCAATCAATATAATCTTTATCAATGTGCTGGTTTGAACTAGTTAGCTACGATCTTGAATAAACCAAGTGACGTTCTGTccccttttttaattttaagataACAATTTAGAAATAGTCTTGGTTAGGAACAATGTGGTTGACGGAGAACAATTGAGACACATAACCAGTGTTatatgattcgctaatctcgtGAATCATGAATTGACAAAAGCGAATTATAGTcagttttgggctattcttgaACAAATTTcagcgaatcgcgaattcaaaaagtaaattaGCTATCGAATCATGTTACGCTGCACATAACCAATTGGTGACAAAGGGGTAGTTTACCTCTGTAAGCATGTGTTCTCTCGTCTTTTTCAATGTAGGTAATGGACATAATGTTATTTTCACTTGCAGCTACGAAATCTTGTTTGGGCTACTTCAAAACATAGTGTTTATCTTATGTCCAATTATCAAGTGATGCATTGGTCATCAATGACTAGAACTTTGTCCGAGGTTGTAAACTTTGCCGGCCATGTCTCCCCGACCGAGGTATGATTTATAaatctgttttgttgttaaGGAATTTACCCGATTATGTGAATCGTTGTTCCAATTTTCAGCGATGAGGAGATTGGGTTCTTCTCCCCTCGTATCTCCTTTGCTCAATGCTGTCTTTCTAGCTTCTTTTTAAAGCGCTTGTTTATCCAACTCTCATGGCGTTCGTTGTTATCAGAAACACAAAGGAAGCTTGTTGGAAGGTTTTACCCAAACTCAAATCAGTACATTAGCAGTCAAAGACAAACTCATGGTTGCTGGAGGATTCCAAGGAGAATGAGTATGCAAAGTATGTTAGTTTCTTGATCTTTTAATTGATGCATGTCCGTTGCTCCTATCATGTGGGAAATCTTTTAACTTTTGATTTCACCCAATGGTGAAATGCAATATTAGTGTCTCGAGTCCGTGTTGCTATTGAACTTCCTTTAGATTCGATAGTATTTTGACCGATGTTAAATAATTTTCAGCGTCTTGATAAACCTGGAGTCAGCTTCTGTGCTCGGAC harbors:
- the LOC130799470 gene encoding putative pentatricopeptide repeat-containing protein At3g47840; this translates as MIGLVLLGSGLMFSFNTVLRKFRSIFIRKLHIGTDVSKYNLCAFLNSCTKIRNCQLGLQIHAKIVQYGHTNNLILSSALVDFYAKCYAIEDARRIFDVLKQHDKVSWTSIIYGYSQYGCGVEANKLFKKMLESDIKPNCFTYVSIIAACMRGKEPLDQGKLVHAHVIKLGFVNQSFVVCSLIDYYSKCRNVDGASLIFYEAKTWDNIVYNSMIACYCQNFYVENAIRLYLQMRNWVINATDTTMTSILHAARMVSNVQFGRQVHGLIIKLGFLTNLFVLSSLIEVYSKNGFINEARYVFDQTIERNNVLWTSMVSGYARNGKAVEALELFDQMMAAGFVPDHVCFTAVLSACNHAGFLDRGVEHFNKMIKYYDLSPTLDEYACLIDLYARQGHLSKAVQVMDDMPFKPNCVIMSAVLNSCKTYGAVELGREVFDRLLSLQPHNSAACLTMARLCAEAGLWDEAANIRNMMKPKGVEKGAAWSWVDADEQLRFS